One part of the Malus sylvestris chromosome 2, drMalSylv7.2, whole genome shotgun sequence genome encodes these proteins:
- the LOC126586917 gene encoding RNA-binding protein L-like isoform X2: MDDMAPYYPPPPPPPGSVHYPYYQQPPPSQPPPVVVPPPQHHLVQPYFPQQPSPFASYAAPLIPQPSYDELRTLFVAGLPEDVEPREIYNLFREFPGYESSHLRTPNGKSQPFAFAVFLDQQSAIGAMHALNGMVFDLEKGSTLYIDLAKSNSRSKRSRTDDERSGSDKRARSSSYSRGTPDSGVGSIHMPGMGNSAYNMTGYPSAPSHGNFNGRAVHETISPNANNSSVQHFPQNNTPCPTLFVANLGPTCTEQELIQVFSRCPGFIKLKMQSTYGAPVAFVDFQDTACSTGALSHLQGTFLYSSTAGEGMRLEYARSRMGMRKKPK; the protein is encoded by the exons ATGGACGACATGGCTCCCTATTACCCGCCACCGCCTCCACCACCAGGCTCGGTTCACTACCCCTACTACCAACAACCTCCGCCCTCTCAGCCACCTCCTGTGGTTGTGCCACCGCCACAGCACCACTTGGTTCAGCCCTACTTCCCTCAACAGCCATCACCTTTCGCTTCCTACGCTGCCCCTCTTATCCCCCAACCCTCATACGACGAGCTCCGAACTCTATTCGTCGCCGGTCTCCCAGAAGATGTCGAGCCTCGCGAAATCTATAACCTCTTCCGCGAGTTTCCGGGTTACGAGTCCTCCCACCTCCGAACCCCCAACGGAAAATCTCAG CCTTTTGCTTTTGCGGTGTTCTTGGATCAGCAGTCTGCCATTGGAGCAATGCACGCGCTGAAT GGGATGGTGTTTGATCTTGAGAAAGGTTCAACATTATATATTGATCTAGCAAAATCTAATTCTAGGTCGAAGCGCTCAAGAACAG ATGATGAAAGATCTGGCTCAGATAAGAGAGCTAGAAGTTCGTCATATTCAAGGGGAACTCCTGATTCTG GAGTTGGCAGCATTCACATGCCTGGAATGGGTAATTCCGCTTACAACATGACTGGTTATCCATCTGCACCAAG TCATGGCAACTTCAATGGCAGAGCTGTACACGAGACAATATCCCCAAATGCG AATAATTCTTCTGTACAGCATTTTCCACAAAATAATACTCCATGTCCAACACTTTTTGTGGCTAACTTGGGGCCAACATGTACGGAGCAAGAGTTAATTCAAGTGTTTTCAAG gTGCCCTGGGTTCATAAAATTGAAGATGCAAAGTACATATGGAGCTCCGGTTGCATTTGTTGATTTTCAG GACACTGCCTGCTCAACTGGAGCGCTGAGCCATCTGCAAGGCACATTTCTCTACTCGTCAACAGCTGGCGAAGGCATGAGATTAGA ATACGCCAGATCACGAATGGGAATGCGTAAGAAGCCGAAGTAG
- the LOC126586917 gene encoding RNA-binding protein L-like isoform X4, whose translation MDDMAPYYPPPPPPPGSVHYPYYQQPPPSQPPPVVVPPPQHHLVQPYFPQQPSPFASYAAPLIPQPSYDELRTLFVAGLPEDVEPREIYNLFREFPGYESSHLRTPNGKSQPFAFAVFLDQQSAIGAMHALNGMVFDLEKGSTLYIDLAKSNSRSKRSRTDDERSGSDKRARSSSYSRGTPDSGVGSIHMPGMGNSAYNMTGYPSAPSHGNFNGRAVHETISPNAHFPQNNTPCPTLFVANLGPTCTEQELIQVFSRCPGFIKLKMQSTYGAPVAFVDFQDTACSTGALSHLQGTFLYSSTAGEGMRLEYARSRMGMRKKPK comes from the exons ATGGACGACATGGCTCCCTATTACCCGCCACCGCCTCCACCACCAGGCTCGGTTCACTACCCCTACTACCAACAACCTCCGCCCTCTCAGCCACCTCCTGTGGTTGTGCCACCGCCACAGCACCACTTGGTTCAGCCCTACTTCCCTCAACAGCCATCACCTTTCGCTTCCTACGCTGCCCCTCTTATCCCCCAACCCTCATACGACGAGCTCCGAACTCTATTCGTCGCCGGTCTCCCAGAAGATGTCGAGCCTCGCGAAATCTATAACCTCTTCCGCGAGTTTCCGGGTTACGAGTCCTCCCACCTCCGAACCCCCAACGGAAAATCTCAG CCTTTTGCTTTTGCGGTGTTCTTGGATCAGCAGTCTGCCATTGGAGCAATGCACGCGCTGAAT GGGATGGTGTTTGATCTTGAGAAAGGTTCAACATTATATATTGATCTAGCAAAATCTAATTCTAGGTCGAAGCGCTCAAGAACAG ATGATGAAAGATCTGGCTCAGATAAGAGAGCTAGAAGTTCGTCATATTCAAGGGGAACTCCTGATTCTG GAGTTGGCAGCATTCACATGCCTGGAATGGGTAATTCCGCTTACAACATGACTGGTTATCCATCTGCACCAAG TCATGGCAACTTCAATGGCAGAGCTGTACACGAGACAATATCCCCAAATGCG CATTTTCCACAAAATAATACTCCATGTCCAACACTTTTTGTGGCTAACTTGGGGCCAACATGTACGGAGCAAGAGTTAATTCAAGTGTTTTCAAG gTGCCCTGGGTTCATAAAATTGAAGATGCAAAGTACATATGGAGCTCCGGTTGCATTTGTTGATTTTCAG GACACTGCCTGCTCAACTGGAGCGCTGAGCCATCTGCAAGGCACATTTCTCTACTCGTCAACAGCTGGCGAAGGCATGAGATTAGA ATACGCCAGATCACGAATGGGAATGCGTAAGAAGCCGAAGTAG
- the LOC126586917 gene encoding RNA-binding protein L-like isoform X1, giving the protein MDDMAPYYPPPPPPPGSVHYPYYQQPPPSQPPPVVVPPPQHHLVQPYFPQQPSPFASYAAPLIPQPSYDELRTLFVAGLPEDVEPREIYNLFREFPGYESSHLRTPNGKSQPFAFAVFLDQQSAIGAMHALNGMVFDLEKGSTLYIDLAKSNSRSKRSRTDDERSGSDKRARSSSYSRGTPDSAGVGSIHMPGMGNSAYNMTGYPSAPSHGNFNGRAVHETISPNANNSSVQHFPQNNTPCPTLFVANLGPTCTEQELIQVFSRCPGFIKLKMQSTYGAPVAFVDFQDTACSTGALSHLQGTFLYSSTAGEGMRLEYARSRMGMRKKPK; this is encoded by the exons ATGGACGACATGGCTCCCTATTACCCGCCACCGCCTCCACCACCAGGCTCGGTTCACTACCCCTACTACCAACAACCTCCGCCCTCTCAGCCACCTCCTGTGGTTGTGCCACCGCCACAGCACCACTTGGTTCAGCCCTACTTCCCTCAACAGCCATCACCTTTCGCTTCCTACGCTGCCCCTCTTATCCCCCAACCCTCATACGACGAGCTCCGAACTCTATTCGTCGCCGGTCTCCCAGAAGATGTCGAGCCTCGCGAAATCTATAACCTCTTCCGCGAGTTTCCGGGTTACGAGTCCTCCCACCTCCGAACCCCCAACGGAAAATCTCAG CCTTTTGCTTTTGCGGTGTTCTTGGATCAGCAGTCTGCCATTGGAGCAATGCACGCGCTGAAT GGGATGGTGTTTGATCTTGAGAAAGGTTCAACATTATATATTGATCTAGCAAAATCTAATTCTAGGTCGAAGCGCTCAAGAACAG ATGATGAAAGATCTGGCTCAGATAAGAGAGCTAGAAGTTCGTCATATTCAAGGGGAACTCCTGATTCTG CAGGAGTTGGCAGCATTCACATGCCTGGAATGGGTAATTCCGCTTACAACATGACTGGTTATCCATCTGCACCAAG TCATGGCAACTTCAATGGCAGAGCTGTACACGAGACAATATCCCCAAATGCG AATAATTCTTCTGTACAGCATTTTCCACAAAATAATACTCCATGTCCAACACTTTTTGTGGCTAACTTGGGGCCAACATGTACGGAGCAAGAGTTAATTCAAGTGTTTTCAAG gTGCCCTGGGTTCATAAAATTGAAGATGCAAAGTACATATGGAGCTCCGGTTGCATTTGTTGATTTTCAG GACACTGCCTGCTCAACTGGAGCGCTGAGCCATCTGCAAGGCACATTTCTCTACTCGTCAACAGCTGGCGAAGGCATGAGATTAGA ATACGCCAGATCACGAATGGGAATGCGTAAGAAGCCGAAGTAG
- the LOC126586917 gene encoding RNA-binding protein L-like isoform X3, with amino-acid sequence MDDMAPYYPPPPPPPGSVHYPYYQQPPPSQPPPVVVPPPQHHLVQPYFPQQPSPFASYAAPLIPQPSYDELRTLFVAGLPEDVEPREIYNLFREFPGYESSHLRTPNGKSQPFAFAVFLDQQSAIGAMHALNGMVFDLEKGSTLYIDLAKSNSRSKRSRTDDERSGSDKRARSSSYSRGTPDSAGVGSIHMPGMGNSAYNMTGYPSAPSHGNFNGRAVHETISPNAHFPQNNTPCPTLFVANLGPTCTEQELIQVFSRCPGFIKLKMQSTYGAPVAFVDFQDTACSTGALSHLQGTFLYSSTAGEGMRLEYARSRMGMRKKPK; translated from the exons ATGGACGACATGGCTCCCTATTACCCGCCACCGCCTCCACCACCAGGCTCGGTTCACTACCCCTACTACCAACAACCTCCGCCCTCTCAGCCACCTCCTGTGGTTGTGCCACCGCCACAGCACCACTTGGTTCAGCCCTACTTCCCTCAACAGCCATCACCTTTCGCTTCCTACGCTGCCCCTCTTATCCCCCAACCCTCATACGACGAGCTCCGAACTCTATTCGTCGCCGGTCTCCCAGAAGATGTCGAGCCTCGCGAAATCTATAACCTCTTCCGCGAGTTTCCGGGTTACGAGTCCTCCCACCTCCGAACCCCCAACGGAAAATCTCAG CCTTTTGCTTTTGCGGTGTTCTTGGATCAGCAGTCTGCCATTGGAGCAATGCACGCGCTGAAT GGGATGGTGTTTGATCTTGAGAAAGGTTCAACATTATATATTGATCTAGCAAAATCTAATTCTAGGTCGAAGCGCTCAAGAACAG ATGATGAAAGATCTGGCTCAGATAAGAGAGCTAGAAGTTCGTCATATTCAAGGGGAACTCCTGATTCTG CAGGAGTTGGCAGCATTCACATGCCTGGAATGGGTAATTCCGCTTACAACATGACTGGTTATCCATCTGCACCAAG TCATGGCAACTTCAATGGCAGAGCTGTACACGAGACAATATCCCCAAATGCG CATTTTCCACAAAATAATACTCCATGTCCAACACTTTTTGTGGCTAACTTGGGGCCAACATGTACGGAGCAAGAGTTAATTCAAGTGTTTTCAAG gTGCCCTGGGTTCATAAAATTGAAGATGCAAAGTACATATGGAGCTCCGGTTGCATTTGTTGATTTTCAG GACACTGCCTGCTCAACTGGAGCGCTGAGCCATCTGCAAGGCACATTTCTCTACTCGTCAACAGCTGGCGAAGGCATGAGATTAGA ATACGCCAGATCACGAATGGGAATGCGTAAGAAGCCGAAGTAG